In the genome of Mugil cephalus isolate CIBA_MC_2020 chromosome 21, CIBA_Mcephalus_1.1, whole genome shotgun sequence, one region contains:
- the si:dkeyp-55f12.3 gene encoding uncharacterized protein si:dkeyp-55f12.3, producing MAAVAVLAELKLRDGQREKISVKVENNLTSLISGINELNANVSQLLSELVEQEKTHGVCAQGEEDEESDEDEPDNVPNVELQPPAKRSRS from the exons ATGGCGGCCGTTGCGGTGTTAGCAGAGCTGAAGCtcagagacggacagagagagaagatcAGCGTTAAAGTAGAAAATAATCTCACTTCTCTCATCAGCGGAATTAACGAGCTCAACGCGAACGTGTCGCAGCTGCTCAGCGAACTGGTGGAGCAGGAGAAGACCCACGGAGTCTGCGCACAGG gtgaggaagacgaggagagCGATGAAGATGAACCAGACAACGTCCCAAACGTGGAGCTACAACCTCCAGCTAAAAGATCCAGAAGTTGA
- the ubr7 gene encoding putative E3 ubiquitin-protein ligase UBR7 isoform X2, translated as MLRSKLHDPLWSEQEAFSRLLSTELNMCEEQTVSLVDVLEEDEELEEEASAVLAGSDSDHCSYPQGYVKRQALYACSTCTPKGGEAAGVCLACSYKCHEGHDLFELYTKRNFRCDCGNGKFSDLQCKLHPEKDEVNSLNKYSHNFFGVYCTCSRPYPDPEDQVEDEMIQCVVCEDWLHGRHLGCAVPDCVELQEMICESCMKKNPFLWTYAAHLAVPGAAAEVKEETVTEETNTIVPNKEEKVDEATEPSCKRSREEAAPSCRLKELQAIGQKRVQSGAVFWPSTWRSKLCSCSTCQERLSDASLSFLLDESDTVLAYENKGKNNEQRQQGHDPLMSALDNLNRVQQLEIIHGYNDMKTELKDYLQRFAAEGKVPCDCSLLR; from the exons aTGCTCAGATCTAAACTACATGACCCCCTGTGGTCAGAGCAGGAGGCTTTTAGCAG ACTCTTGTCCACTGAGCTGAACATGTGTGAGGAGCAGACAGTGTCTCTGGTCGATGTcctggaggaagatgaagagttGGAGGAAGAAGCTTCAGCTGTGTTGGCAGGAAGCGACTCTGACCACTGCTCATACCCTCAG GGCTACGTGAAGCGCCAGGCTCTATACGCCTGTAGCACTTGTACACCAAAGGGAGGCGAGGCGGCCGGAGTCTGTTTGGCCTGTTCATACAAATGTCACGAAGGTCACGACCTCTTTGAACTCTACACCAAGAG gaACTTTCGCTGTGACTGTGGAAATGGGAAGTTCTCAGACCTTCAGTGTAAACTTCATCCT gagAAGGACGAGGTCAACTCTCTGAATAAATACAGCCACAACTTCTTTGGAGTTTACTGCACCTGCAGCCGGCCGTACCCCGACCCAGAGGACCAG gtggAGGACGAGATGATtcagtgtgtggtgtgtgaggACTGGCTGCACGGTAGG CACCTGGGCTGCGCGGTTCCAGACTGTGTGGAGTTACAGGAGATGATCTGTGAGTCCTGTATGAAAAAGAACCCGTTCCTGTGGACGTACGCTGCTCACCTGGCAG TCCCAGGTGCTGCAGcagaagtgaaggaggaaactgtaacagaagagacaaacacaattGTCCCgaacaaagaggaaaag gttgatgaggccacggagCCCAGCTGTAAGAGGAGCCGCGAGGAGGCGGCGCCGAGCTGCAGGTTAAAGGAACTGCAGGCGATTGGTCAGAAAAGAGTCCAGTCAGGAGCCGTGTTCTGGCCGTCAACATGGCGCTCCaaactgtgctcctgcagcacCTGCCAG GAGCGTCTGTCTGACGCCAGCCTGTCCTTCCTGCTGGACGAGTCGGACACCGTCCTGGCTtatgaaaacaaaggaaagaacaATGAACAGAGACAACAGGGACACGACCCTCTGATGTCAGCCCTGGACAACCTGAACCGAGTTCAGCAGCTGGAGATCATCCACG ggtACAATGACatgaaaactgaactgaaggaCTACCTGCAGAGATTTGCAGCTGAGGGAAAG GTGCCATGTGACTGTTCTCTTCTCCGATAG
- the ubr7 gene encoding putative E3 ubiquitin-protein ligase UBR7 isoform X1: MLRSKLHDPLWSEQEAFSRLLSTELNMCEEQTVSLVDVLEEDEELEEEASAVLAGSDSDHCSYPQGYVKRQALYACSTCTPKGGEAAGVCLACSYKCHEGHDLFELYTKRNFRCDCGNGKFSDLQCKLHPEKDEVNSLNKYSHNFFGVYCTCSRPYPDPEDQVEDEMIQCVVCEDWLHGRHLGCAVPDCVELQEMICESCMKKNPFLWTYAAHLAVPGAAAEVKEETVTEETNTIVPNKEEKVDEATEPSCKRSREEAAPSCRLKELQAIGQKRVQSGAVFWPSTWRSKLCSCSTCQERLSDASLSFLLDESDTVLAYENKGKNNEQRQQGHDPLMSALDNLNRVQQLEIIHGYNDMKTELKDYLQRFAAEGKVVTPDDIRQFFEQQSRKRRRVDSGSFFSS; encoded by the exons aTGCTCAGATCTAAACTACATGACCCCCTGTGGTCAGAGCAGGAGGCTTTTAGCAG ACTCTTGTCCACTGAGCTGAACATGTGTGAGGAGCAGACAGTGTCTCTGGTCGATGTcctggaggaagatgaagagttGGAGGAAGAAGCTTCAGCTGTGTTGGCAGGAAGCGACTCTGACCACTGCTCATACCCTCAG GGCTACGTGAAGCGCCAGGCTCTATACGCCTGTAGCACTTGTACACCAAAGGGAGGCGAGGCGGCCGGAGTCTGTTTGGCCTGTTCATACAAATGTCACGAAGGTCACGACCTCTTTGAACTCTACACCAAGAG gaACTTTCGCTGTGACTGTGGAAATGGGAAGTTCTCAGACCTTCAGTGTAAACTTCATCCT gagAAGGACGAGGTCAACTCTCTGAATAAATACAGCCACAACTTCTTTGGAGTTTACTGCACCTGCAGCCGGCCGTACCCCGACCCAGAGGACCAG gtggAGGACGAGATGATtcagtgtgtggtgtgtgaggACTGGCTGCACGGTAGG CACCTGGGCTGCGCGGTTCCAGACTGTGTGGAGTTACAGGAGATGATCTGTGAGTCCTGTATGAAAAAGAACCCGTTCCTGTGGACGTACGCTGCTCACCTGGCAG TCCCAGGTGCTGCAGcagaagtgaaggaggaaactgtaacagaagagacaaacacaattGTCCCgaacaaagaggaaaag gttgatgaggccacggagCCCAGCTGTAAGAGGAGCCGCGAGGAGGCGGCGCCGAGCTGCAGGTTAAAGGAACTGCAGGCGATTGGTCAGAAAAGAGTCCAGTCAGGAGCCGTGTTCTGGCCGTCAACATGGCGCTCCaaactgtgctcctgcagcacCTGCCAG GAGCGTCTGTCTGACGCCAGCCTGTCCTTCCTGCTGGACGAGTCGGACACCGTCCTGGCTtatgaaaacaaaggaaagaacaATGAACAGAGACAACAGGGACACGACCCTCTGATGTCAGCCCTGGACAACCTGAACCGAGTTCAGCAGCTGGAGATCATCCACG ggtACAATGACatgaaaactgaactgaaggaCTACCTGCAGAGATTTGCAGCTGAGGGAAAG GTTGTGACTCCTGATGACATACGTCAGTTCTTTGAGCAACAAAGTCGTAAAAGACGTCGCGTGGATTCTGggagcttcttctcctcctga
- the LOC124998950 gene encoding ankyrin repeat and SOCS box protein 2-like isoform X1, with product MKLHIMAAPSISRPGSAAPAFEDYSLYSNLSDDELLQLAIERSLTEAHCSSTSSTSDAAAVQPLHRPDNKQTPSVANTNQASCSSHNAPGQVTAHYSSPNPPSEKPPDLKTFDGTVSRFITGSGRRMMAYRRADGGLVHIGPETDEEEEPLFRAISLGDIRKVKTLVMSPGTNLMLPSKPGWLAVHQAVWYGQDTCLRVLLSAQPGMTNKRTERGETPLMIAVSKEQFRCVEVLLEYGADIEVTNHDKETPLYKACERNNAAIVELLLSHGAAVNTRCIQGCTALQEAVIRNNVEICEMLLKAGAKLSLTNEYGIAPLFTAAQTGQLATLRFLLKHGADINSQAADGATSLYEAAKNGHEEIVEFLISQNADANKPGKTGLLPLHIAAQRGSEMIVSMLIAPTSQARVRRTGISPLHLAAERNRDDVLEVLIEAGFDVNAQLSHDRSKLYEDRRSTSLYFAVINGNIEAVHMLLAAGANPNLDVFKPLMVAARMGCVQTVTLLVEHGADINATIPTHPTTFPAVYMFSMKYLPLFKYLLDHGGNALSCFDCVYGSRPHPPIKTTRAERDADQVFPERGVQFCEMISVPSICRWAGPIISVLLDYVGHVTLCSRLMEHLDSYSEWSSIKEKAAPPRPLLHLCRLRILQLVGRRSLKRLLLPGGLLRFLQHQ from the exons CATCATGGCAGCACCGAGCATTTCCCGGCCGGGCTCAGCAGCTCCGGCCTTCGAGGATTATTCTCTCTACAGTAATCTGAGTGACgacgagctgctgcagctcgCCATAGAGcgcagtctgactgaagcccactgcagctccaccagctccaccagtGACGCCGCCGCTGTTCAGCCTCTTCATCGCCCTGACAACAAACAGACGCCATCAGTCGCAAACACTAACCAAGCCAGCTGCAGCTCCCACAATGCACCTGGCCAGGTCACTGCACACTACAGTTCTCCAAACCCTCCGAGTGAGAAGCCTCCTGATCT GAAGACATTTGACGGGACGGTGAGTCGGTTCATAACAGgttcagggaggaggatgatggcGTATCGCAGAGCAGACGGTGGCCTGGTTCATATCGGCCCAGAAACTGATGA ggaggaggagcctCTGTTCAGAGCTATCAGTTTAGGTGACATAAGGAAAGTCAAAACACTGGTGATGAGTCCAGGGACGAACCTGATGCTGCCGAGTAAACCGGGCTGGCTAGCGGTTCACCAGGCAGTGTGGTACGGCCAGGACACATGTCTGAGAGTGCTGCTGTCAG CTCAGCCGGGGATGACCAACAAGAGGACAGAGCGCGGGGAGACGCCGCTGATGATAGCCGTCAGCAAAGAGCAGTTTCGATGTGTTGAGGTTCTGCTAGAATATGGAGCTGACATTGAGGTGACAAACCATGATAAAGAGACTCCACTCTACAAAG CCTGTGAGAGGAACAATGCTGCCATTGTGGAGTTACTACTGAGCCACGGAGCTGCAGTGAACACTCGCTGTATTCAGGGCTGCACGGCTCTGCAGGAAGCTGTAATTCGAAACAATGTGGAGATCTGCGAAATGCTGCTGAAGGCTGGAGCCAAGCTCAGTCTCACCAACGAGTACGGCATCGCGCCGCTCTTCACCGCAGCACAGACTGGGCAACTTGCTACGCTGCGCTTCCTCCTCAAACATG GTGCAGACATTAACAGTCAAGCAGCTGATGGAGCAACATCTTTGTATGAAGCTGCTAAAAATGGACACGAGGAAATTGTTGAGTTCCTCATTTCTCAGAATGCTGATGCCAACAAACCTGGAAAGACGGGACTGTTACCACTCCACATCGCGGCCCAAAGAGGAAGTGAAAT GATTGTCTCCATGTTAATCGCACCCACCAGTCAAGCCAGAGTGCGGAGAACTGGTATCAGTCCGCTGCATCTGGCCGCTGAACGTAACCGTGACGATGTCTTGGAGGTCCTGATTGAAGCTGGCTTCGACGTCAACGCTCAGCTGTCACATGACCGGTCCAAACTGTACGAGGACCGCCGCAGCACCTCACTCTACTTTGCAGTCATCAACGGAAACATCGAAGCTGTTCACATGCTCCTTGCTGCCGGTGCGAATCCCAACCTGGACGTGTTTAAGCCTCTGATGGTGGCAGCCAGGATGGGCTGCGTCCAGACCGTCACCCTGCTGGTGGAACACGGCGCTGACATCAACGCCACCatccccacccaccccaccaccTTCCCCGCTGTATACATGTTCTCCATGAAGTACCTGCCTCTGTTCAAATACCTGCTGGACCACGGAGGCAACGCCCTCTCCTGCTTTGACTGTGTGTATGGCAGCCGACCTCATCCTCCAATCAAAACCACCCGTGCAGAGAGGGATGCCGACCAAGTCTTCCCAGAGAGGGGCGTCCAG TTCTGTGAGATGATCTCCGTCCCCAGTATCTGTCGGTGGGCGGGGCCAATAATTTCCGTCCTATTGGATTACGTTGGTCATGTGACTCTCTGCTCCAGGCTGATGGAACACCTGGACAGTTACTCTGAGTGGAGCAGCATCAAGGAAAAAGCAG CGCCACCACGGCCTCTTCTGCACCTCTGCAGGCTACGGATTCTGCAGCTGGTTGGACGTCGAAGCTTGAAGAGGCTCCTGCTGCCTGGAGGTCTCCTTCGCTTCCTCCAACATCAGTAG
- the LOC124998950 gene encoding ankyrin repeat and SOCS box protein 2-like isoform X3, whose product MMAYRRADGGLVHIGPETDEEEEPLFRAISLGDIRKVKTLVMSPGTNLMLPSKPGWLAVHQAVWYGQDTCLRVLLSAQPGMTNKRTERGETPLMIAVSKEQFRCVEVLLEYGADIEVTNHDKETPLYKACERNNAAIVELLLSHGAAVNTRCIQGCTALQEAVIRNNVEICEMLLKAGAKLSLTNEYGIAPLFTAAQTGQLATLRFLLKHGADINSQAADGATSLYEAAKNGHEEIVEFLISQNADANKPGKTGLLPLHIAAQRGSEMIVSMLIAPTSQARVRRTGISPLHLAAERNRDDVLEVLIEAGFDVNAQLSHDRSKLYEDRRSTSLYFAVINGNIEAVHMLLAAGANPNLDVFKPLMVAARMGCVQTVTLLVEHGADINATIPTHPTTFPAVYMFSMKYLPLFKYLLDHGGNALSCFDCVYGSRPHPPIKTTRAERDADQVFPERGVQFCEMISVPSICRWAGPIISVLLDYVGHVTLCSRLMEHLDSYSEWSSIKEKAAPPRPLLHLCRLRILQLVGRRSLKRLLLPGGLLRFLQHQ is encoded by the exons atgatggcGTATCGCAGAGCAGACGGTGGCCTGGTTCATATCGGCCCAGAAACTGATGA ggaggaggagcctCTGTTCAGAGCTATCAGTTTAGGTGACATAAGGAAAGTCAAAACACTGGTGATGAGTCCAGGGACGAACCTGATGCTGCCGAGTAAACCGGGCTGGCTAGCGGTTCACCAGGCAGTGTGGTACGGCCAGGACACATGTCTGAGAGTGCTGCTGTCAG CTCAGCCGGGGATGACCAACAAGAGGACAGAGCGCGGGGAGACGCCGCTGATGATAGCCGTCAGCAAAGAGCAGTTTCGATGTGTTGAGGTTCTGCTAGAATATGGAGCTGACATTGAGGTGACAAACCATGATAAAGAGACTCCACTCTACAAAG CCTGTGAGAGGAACAATGCTGCCATTGTGGAGTTACTACTGAGCCACGGAGCTGCAGTGAACACTCGCTGTATTCAGGGCTGCACGGCTCTGCAGGAAGCTGTAATTCGAAACAATGTGGAGATCTGCGAAATGCTGCTGAAGGCTGGAGCCAAGCTCAGTCTCACCAACGAGTACGGCATCGCGCCGCTCTTCACCGCAGCACAGACTGGGCAACTTGCTACGCTGCGCTTCCTCCTCAAACATG GTGCAGACATTAACAGTCAAGCAGCTGATGGAGCAACATCTTTGTATGAAGCTGCTAAAAATGGACACGAGGAAATTGTTGAGTTCCTCATTTCTCAGAATGCTGATGCCAACAAACCTGGAAAGACGGGACTGTTACCACTCCACATCGCGGCCCAAAGAGGAAGTGAAAT GATTGTCTCCATGTTAATCGCACCCACCAGTCAAGCCAGAGTGCGGAGAACTGGTATCAGTCCGCTGCATCTGGCCGCTGAACGTAACCGTGACGATGTCTTGGAGGTCCTGATTGAAGCTGGCTTCGACGTCAACGCTCAGCTGTCACATGACCGGTCCAAACTGTACGAGGACCGCCGCAGCACCTCACTCTACTTTGCAGTCATCAACGGAAACATCGAAGCTGTTCACATGCTCCTTGCTGCCGGTGCGAATCCCAACCTGGACGTGTTTAAGCCTCTGATGGTGGCAGCCAGGATGGGCTGCGTCCAGACCGTCACCCTGCTGGTGGAACACGGCGCTGACATCAACGCCACCatccccacccaccccaccaccTTCCCCGCTGTATACATGTTCTCCATGAAGTACCTGCCTCTGTTCAAATACCTGCTGGACCACGGAGGCAACGCCCTCTCCTGCTTTGACTGTGTGTATGGCAGCCGACCTCATCCTCCAATCAAAACCACCCGTGCAGAGAGGGATGCCGACCAAGTCTTCCCAGAGAGGGGCGTCCAG TTCTGTGAGATGATCTCCGTCCCCAGTATCTGTCGGTGGGCGGGGCCAATAATTTCCGTCCTATTGGATTACGTTGGTCATGTGACTCTCTGCTCCAGGCTGATGGAACACCTGGACAGTTACTCTGAGTGGAGCAGCATCAAGGAAAAAGCAG CGCCACCACGGCCTCTTCTGCACCTCTGCAGGCTACGGATTCTGCAGCTGGTTGGACGTCGAAGCTTGAAGAGGCTCCTGCTGCCTGGAGGTCTCCTTCGCTTCCTCCAACATCAGTAG
- the tmem251 gene encoding transmembrane protein 251 — MMNFRQRMGWVAVVLYLLLSVMAAYYVFEVHSFSLERVQRGGVSPSAPPQAIAANLPPLPVWMWASAFLLPYLQLFLFLFSCTRADPRSIGYCVLPVCIALLCSRRHATKPANHRAGTLIET, encoded by the coding sequence ATGATGAACTTCCGTCAGAGGATGGGATGGGTGGCCGTGGTCCTCTACCTGCTGCTCAGCGTCATGGCGGCGTACTACGTGTTTGAGGTTCATAGCTTCAGTTTGGAGCGTGTGCAGAGAGGCGGTGTCAGTCCGTCGGCTCCGCCCCAAGCCATCGCCGCCAACCTCCCACCACTTCCTGTGTGGATGTGGGCGTCGGCCTTCCTGCTGCCATacctgcagctcttcctcttcctgttctcGTGTACGAGGGCCGACCCACGATCCATCGGCTACTGTGTCCTTCCTGTCTGCATTGCTCTGCTGTGCAGCCGCCGCCACGCCACCAAACCGGCCAATCACAGAGCGGGAACGCTCATCGAGACATAG
- the LOC124998950 gene encoding ankyrin repeat and SOCS box protein 2-like isoform X2, which translates to MAAPSISRPGSAAPAFEDYSLYSNLSDDELLQLAIERSLTEAHCSSTSSTSDAAAVQPLHRPDNKQTPSVANTNQASCSSHNAPGQVTAHYSSPNPPSEKPPDLKTFDGTVSRFITGSGRRMMAYRRADGGLVHIGPETDEEEEPLFRAISLGDIRKVKTLVMSPGTNLMLPSKPGWLAVHQAVWYGQDTCLRVLLSAQPGMTNKRTERGETPLMIAVSKEQFRCVEVLLEYGADIEVTNHDKETPLYKACERNNAAIVELLLSHGAAVNTRCIQGCTALQEAVIRNNVEICEMLLKAGAKLSLTNEYGIAPLFTAAQTGQLATLRFLLKHGADINSQAADGATSLYEAAKNGHEEIVEFLISQNADANKPGKTGLLPLHIAAQRGSEMIVSMLIAPTSQARVRRTGISPLHLAAERNRDDVLEVLIEAGFDVNAQLSHDRSKLYEDRRSTSLYFAVINGNIEAVHMLLAAGANPNLDVFKPLMVAARMGCVQTVTLLVEHGADINATIPTHPTTFPAVYMFSMKYLPLFKYLLDHGGNALSCFDCVYGSRPHPPIKTTRAERDADQVFPERGVQFCEMISVPSICRWAGPIISVLLDYVGHVTLCSRLMEHLDSYSEWSSIKEKAAPPRPLLHLCRLRILQLVGRRSLKRLLLPGGLLRFLQHQ; encoded by the exons ATGGCAGCACCGAGCATTTCCCGGCCGGGCTCAGCAGCTCCGGCCTTCGAGGATTATTCTCTCTACAGTAATCTGAGTGACgacgagctgctgcagctcgCCATAGAGcgcagtctgactgaagcccactgcagctccaccagctccaccagtGACGCCGCCGCTGTTCAGCCTCTTCATCGCCCTGACAACAAACAGACGCCATCAGTCGCAAACACTAACCAAGCCAGCTGCAGCTCCCACAATGCACCTGGCCAGGTCACTGCACACTACAGTTCTCCAAACCCTCCGAGTGAGAAGCCTCCTGATCT GAAGACATTTGACGGGACGGTGAGTCGGTTCATAACAGgttcagggaggaggatgatggcGTATCGCAGAGCAGACGGTGGCCTGGTTCATATCGGCCCAGAAACTGATGA ggaggaggagcctCTGTTCAGAGCTATCAGTTTAGGTGACATAAGGAAAGTCAAAACACTGGTGATGAGTCCAGGGACGAACCTGATGCTGCCGAGTAAACCGGGCTGGCTAGCGGTTCACCAGGCAGTGTGGTACGGCCAGGACACATGTCTGAGAGTGCTGCTGTCAG CTCAGCCGGGGATGACCAACAAGAGGACAGAGCGCGGGGAGACGCCGCTGATGATAGCCGTCAGCAAAGAGCAGTTTCGATGTGTTGAGGTTCTGCTAGAATATGGAGCTGACATTGAGGTGACAAACCATGATAAAGAGACTCCACTCTACAAAG CCTGTGAGAGGAACAATGCTGCCATTGTGGAGTTACTACTGAGCCACGGAGCTGCAGTGAACACTCGCTGTATTCAGGGCTGCACGGCTCTGCAGGAAGCTGTAATTCGAAACAATGTGGAGATCTGCGAAATGCTGCTGAAGGCTGGAGCCAAGCTCAGTCTCACCAACGAGTACGGCATCGCGCCGCTCTTCACCGCAGCACAGACTGGGCAACTTGCTACGCTGCGCTTCCTCCTCAAACATG GTGCAGACATTAACAGTCAAGCAGCTGATGGAGCAACATCTTTGTATGAAGCTGCTAAAAATGGACACGAGGAAATTGTTGAGTTCCTCATTTCTCAGAATGCTGATGCCAACAAACCTGGAAAGACGGGACTGTTACCACTCCACATCGCGGCCCAAAGAGGAAGTGAAAT GATTGTCTCCATGTTAATCGCACCCACCAGTCAAGCCAGAGTGCGGAGAACTGGTATCAGTCCGCTGCATCTGGCCGCTGAACGTAACCGTGACGATGTCTTGGAGGTCCTGATTGAAGCTGGCTTCGACGTCAACGCTCAGCTGTCACATGACCGGTCCAAACTGTACGAGGACCGCCGCAGCACCTCACTCTACTTTGCAGTCATCAACGGAAACATCGAAGCTGTTCACATGCTCCTTGCTGCCGGTGCGAATCCCAACCTGGACGTGTTTAAGCCTCTGATGGTGGCAGCCAGGATGGGCTGCGTCCAGACCGTCACCCTGCTGGTGGAACACGGCGCTGACATCAACGCCACCatccccacccaccccaccaccTTCCCCGCTGTATACATGTTCTCCATGAAGTACCTGCCTCTGTTCAAATACCTGCTGGACCACGGAGGCAACGCCCTCTCCTGCTTTGACTGTGTGTATGGCAGCCGACCTCATCCTCCAATCAAAACCACCCGTGCAGAGAGGGATGCCGACCAAGTCTTCCCAGAGAGGGGCGTCCAG TTCTGTGAGATGATCTCCGTCCCCAGTATCTGTCGGTGGGCGGGGCCAATAATTTCCGTCCTATTGGATTACGTTGGTCATGTGACTCTCTGCTCCAGGCTGATGGAACACCTGGACAGTTACTCTGAGTGGAGCAGCATCAAGGAAAAAGCAG CGCCACCACGGCCTCTTCTGCACCTCTGCAGGCTACGGATTCTGCAGCTGGTTGGACGTCGAAGCTTGAAGAGGCTCCTGCTGCCTGGAGGTCTCCTTCGCTTCCTCCAACATCAGTAG
- the ubr7 gene encoding putative E3 ubiquitin-protein ligase UBR7 isoform X3: protein MCEEQTVSLVDVLEEDEELEEEASAVLAGSDSDHCSYPQGYVKRQALYACSTCTPKGGEAAGVCLACSYKCHEGHDLFELYTKRNFRCDCGNGKFSDLQCKLHPEKDEVNSLNKYSHNFFGVYCTCSRPYPDPEDQVEDEMIQCVVCEDWLHGRHLGCAVPDCVELQEMICESCMKKNPFLWTYAAHLAVPGAAAEVKEETVTEETNTIVPNKEEKVDEATEPSCKRSREEAAPSCRLKELQAIGQKRVQSGAVFWPSTWRSKLCSCSTCQERLSDASLSFLLDESDTVLAYENKGKNNEQRQQGHDPLMSALDNLNRVQQLEIIHGYNDMKTELKDYLQRFAAEGKVVTPDDIRQFFEQQSRKRRRVDSGSFFSS, encoded by the exons ATGTGTGAGGAGCAGACAGTGTCTCTGGTCGATGTcctggaggaagatgaagagttGGAGGAAGAAGCTTCAGCTGTGTTGGCAGGAAGCGACTCTGACCACTGCTCATACCCTCAG GGCTACGTGAAGCGCCAGGCTCTATACGCCTGTAGCACTTGTACACCAAAGGGAGGCGAGGCGGCCGGAGTCTGTTTGGCCTGTTCATACAAATGTCACGAAGGTCACGACCTCTTTGAACTCTACACCAAGAG gaACTTTCGCTGTGACTGTGGAAATGGGAAGTTCTCAGACCTTCAGTGTAAACTTCATCCT gagAAGGACGAGGTCAACTCTCTGAATAAATACAGCCACAACTTCTTTGGAGTTTACTGCACCTGCAGCCGGCCGTACCCCGACCCAGAGGACCAG gtggAGGACGAGATGATtcagtgtgtggtgtgtgaggACTGGCTGCACGGTAGG CACCTGGGCTGCGCGGTTCCAGACTGTGTGGAGTTACAGGAGATGATCTGTGAGTCCTGTATGAAAAAGAACCCGTTCCTGTGGACGTACGCTGCTCACCTGGCAG TCCCAGGTGCTGCAGcagaagtgaaggaggaaactgtaacagaagagacaaacacaattGTCCCgaacaaagaggaaaag gttgatgaggccacggagCCCAGCTGTAAGAGGAGCCGCGAGGAGGCGGCGCCGAGCTGCAGGTTAAAGGAACTGCAGGCGATTGGTCAGAAAAGAGTCCAGTCAGGAGCCGTGTTCTGGCCGTCAACATGGCGCTCCaaactgtgctcctgcagcacCTGCCAG GAGCGTCTGTCTGACGCCAGCCTGTCCTTCCTGCTGGACGAGTCGGACACCGTCCTGGCTtatgaaaacaaaggaaagaacaATGAACAGAGACAACAGGGACACGACCCTCTGATGTCAGCCCTGGACAACCTGAACCGAGTTCAGCAGCTGGAGATCATCCACG ggtACAATGACatgaaaactgaactgaaggaCTACCTGCAGAGATTTGCAGCTGAGGGAAAG GTTGTGACTCCTGATGACATACGTCAGTTCTTTGAGCAACAAAGTCGTAAAAGACGTCGCGTGGATTCTGggagcttcttctcctcctga